The following DNA comes from Fusarium fujikuroi IMI 58289 draft genome, chromosome FFUJ_chr03.
CAGTGTTACTAGTTGTTATACAAGGGGTGATACTGACGTTGTGGCAGGCAAAGGTGTTGTTGGCATCACCCTTAATAGCCTCTGCGTAACCGTCGACACACTTTGTGTACCCAAGCTTGGGATACTGCTCGCTGGCGAAAGCACCAGCGGCCTCTTGCTTCGCCCAAACAGCCTGCTTGCTGGCCATGAGCTTGTTGTGCACCTCGCCCGAGTCGTATAGCTTAGCGGCCTTCTCctcgttgaccttgatctccttggcgGCGACATAGGAACTAACAGCGGCGAGGgcgctgaggaggagagtggaCTTGACCATCATGAAAGATTGGGGATGATAGTTGGGGTTGGAGTGAGAAGAGGAGCATGTTTGGCGAGGAGGCGTGCCTCTTATGTATGAACTGGCGGCATTGCTATCTGGGAATGCAGTGATGGAATCTTTGCAGATCACGTATACCGGCAATCCTACCATAAGCGATCACAGCCGGAGGGTCAATGCACATTCGCGCCTCGACATCTCCCCTTCACCAATCATCGTCTCCCCAGCGTCGCACCGAAACCATTATCTCAACTTGGCGATAGTGACGGCATTTCTTGTCTACCCGGCAATACCCCAGATCTGGAAGGTGTCTACCGACACGCGCTCTGTTATCAGAACCTATGATCACCTCCACAAGCACCCCATTGCAACCTAAGAAAGCACCAAGCACGAACAATGTCTCACAAAAGTTCTAATGTGCCGAACCTCATTGGATACAAGGTATATCTTTCGCAATCCTTGGCGGGCAGTGTACCAATCCTAGTTCGGCAGGTACGTTAAGCTTATTGGGTAGACTTCTTTTCTCGGACATAGAGCCGATGGttcttttttaatcttaTCGTGAAGTTTAAAAGACGCAATGTGACCCTAGAGCGGACTTGGCGGGGAATGATTGGAGGAATTGTCACGGAGACTATAGTGATAGGGGATTAATGCCGATCATGGATTCAAGCTTGTTTTTTTGCTCCGCGGTTATCTACGCCTAAATCATGGGTTTTGTGACGATTGACTGTTTGAAGTGTGCTAGCTTTTTCACTAGATTATAGCATGTGCGCCCCTTATAAGCTATACGAGATGATATGTGTGGATGTGCCTGAGCCCCGAGACCACGCTTACTTGTCGCCGTGTAGGAGCGTAACATTTTGTGCTTGATGTCTGCATTATTCGCTCTGCTTCGTTGCTAAATCCAGCCTTAATTCGACAAAACAATCTTGCcaagttattaatattactgtGTGAACTTGGCAGCCTCTATAGTGTTGCCGGCTTTCATAGCGGTGCTGAAATACCCTACACCAATATTAGCATCAATTGCCGATTACAGGTCTTGGATTGAAGTCGTCGTCGGCCATGTGCAGAAGAGATGTTCACGAAAGAGGAAACCTGTAATGTGTCTAGtgcaaaaagaaagctattgCAGACTTTGAAATTAATTAAGACGACAAAACGATGGAAATAAAGACGGGAGTTTGACACATATAAGAGTGTGATACATAAACCTGTATATCTGTAGCTTTTCTTCGATTGCATCATAACAATGAGGGACTGAAAGAAAATGTCCCATAGGCTTGTGTTTTGGCTACAAATCATTCCACTAGCTATCAAAGAAAAAGTCCAAACGTTTGTTACCCTGGTCACTAGTATTGTTGAGGTAATTCGCCTTTTCATGTGCAGTCATGCTGTCCCATTTGCTCCTCTTGGACTTGTTGCGGTAAGTGTAATAGGCCTTTGCAAAAGCATACGCAAAGATAGTTCCCACAGTAATTCCAATCAAGTTCTTGTTGCCACGATGGTACAGCGGTTTATCATCTTCCCGATAAATGTTGGACGATGCGATGCCTGACAACTGGATAGTAATGTTGTACAGAGCCGCACTGATAGCCCGGGTTCGGACGGAGCCGGATAGTCTGGAGCACCAACCAACTTGAGCTGCGTGGACGGAGGGTTGGCCGATGATCAAGAATGCTACAGCGTATTGAGCCCAGTGTGACAGATTCTGCACTGAGGTGTATTCGACGATGAGCAATGGGAGGACCCAAAGCTGGGTCAGCAAGCCAAACAAGGCAATCTGGTGGAACTTCTCTGTAAGAAAAGTGATCCAAAGCATGTTGACAGCGGCAAACACTGTAGCAGGAATGGCCAAAAGGGTCGTGTTGAAAGTACTAAAGCCCAAAGCTCGAAGCGACAATGTCAGGTAAGTCTTTGGCGGTGCGGTAGGAATCTCGAACAGTATACCGATAGCATATACAGGCCAGAGGTCATAATCCTTAAGACTCTTCCAAAGCATACCCAATGTAATCGGTTCACGGTTATGCATGCCGCTCTTGGACGGATCGTCGCGAAGAACACGATTGACgatgatcttctcctcgcgcTCGGTGAAGTAGCCAGCGGGATTCCACCACGTCTTAGTCTGGGTAGGTCCAGgaacaaggaagaggaaactCAGGACACCAACTACCAAGCTGACCAAAGCCTCTAAGAGGAACAGCCAGCGCCAGCCTTCTCGGCCAGCGACACCGCGCATGTGAAGAATGCCGTATGCCATGAACGAAGCCACGACACCAGACATGGAGTCGACGAACCAAAAGAGGGCAAGACGAATAGGCATCTCGGTCTTTTTGTAGAAGTATGAGAGATAGAGGATCGAGTCTGGGATGAAACCACCCATGAACAAGCCTATGAAGAAACGGCATGCAAAGAAACCCGCCCGGTTATGCATGAAGAACTGTCCGCCCGACGCTAAACTCCAGAGGATGATCTGGACAGGGATCCAGCGATCAGGGCCAAGGCGCTTGCCGATCATCTGCGACGGAATCTCAGCGACGAGGAAACCAATGCGATACATGTTCTGGGCGTTATTAAAgtcgttggtgttgaggctaAGATCGTCGAGTAAATTATCAGCAGCTGCGTTGCCGAGATTACCGCGATCGATGTTAAGACCGAAGAACATGACGAGAATCCATATGAAGATCTTCAAGTCTGTCTTGCGACGAACGGCGCGTTCTTCGCGATACGTCCATCGCTCGTTTGGGTCGAAGCGATGGAAGTTCTCATActctggtggtggttggTAGAATTGGGAAAGGTGGGGGTCGTCAAAGACGCTGCGCTCTGTGGCGAGGGCGTCAAGATCAGCGGGCTTGTTGCGATGGGTGAGGGCTTCCCAGATGCCGATGTTTCTGCTGGTATCCTGGTATTCTACCAGGTCGGTTGCTTCATCTTTGGGAGAGTTGACTTCAAATGATGGTGCCTTTGCGTCAATGTCTTGATGGACGAGATGACTCATTCTGGGCAGTGGAGGGCCAAATGTCCCTGAGAGTATTTAGGAATCGGGAACTTATAGGaatgagtttgatgatgcCGTACTAACAAGTGCGGCAGTTATGCCTCTTATATGTAAGCCATTCTGTTATTCTTAAATAATCCGACTTATCCCAACGTAAAAGGCCATCCTCAACGTGCTGCTACGTGCAGATGGTGTGACCAGCCGAGGACCCAGTTTCAGAGATAACCATCAATTCAAGTTTACTATCTTGTGCATCTCGGCACCGATGATCCGAGAGGCCATCACGACATTATGGGGATAAATGGGGACTGACCAGCTACCCCCAACATCCATTACCGTATGCGGGATGCCATCCGGAGCTATGTACCGACCCTGCCACCTACGTGATTGTATATATACAAGTCATGGGGGCTTCATTGGGGGTAAAAGCGGTTAGGCGGGATGACAAGCAATAGGCAGCGATGGTCCATTTTCCAAGTCTTTAGTGAATAGATGGGCTAATATGCATAGGATCATGACTGGCGCCGTTGATATGTGAGTCTCT
Coding sequences within:
- a CDS encoding related to nicotinamide mononucleotide permease; translation: MSHLVHQDIDAKAPSFEVNSPKDEATDLVEYQDTSRNIGIWEALTHRNKPADLDALATERSVFDDPHLSQFYQPPPEYENFHRFDPNERWTYREERAVRRKTDLKIFIWILVMFFGLNIDRGNLGNAAADNLLDDLSLNTNDFNNAQNMYRIGFLVAEIPSQMIGKRLGPDRWIPVQIILWSLASGGQFFMHNRAGFFACRFFIGLFMGGFIPDSILYLSYFYKKTEMPIRLALFWFVDSMSGVVASFMAYGILHMRGVAGREGWRWLFLLEALVSLVVGVLSFLFLVPGPTQTKTWWNPAGYFTEREEKIIVNRVLRDDPSKSGMHNREPITLGMLWKSLKDYDLWPVYAIGILFEIPTAPPKTYLTLSLRALGFSTFNTTLLAIPATVFAAVNMLWITFLTEKFHQIALFGLLTQLWVLPLLIVEYTSVQNLSHWAQYAVAFLIIGQPSVHAAQVGWCSRLSGSVRTRAISAALYNITIQLSGIASSNIYREDDKPLYHRGNKNLIGITVGTIFAYAFAKAYYTYRNKSKRSKWDSMTAHEKANYLNNTSDQGNKRLDFFFDS